One region of Sardina pilchardus chromosome 18, fSarPil1.1, whole genome shotgun sequence genomic DNA includes:
- the LOC134064285 gene encoding phytanoyl-CoA hydroxylase-interacting protein-like yields the protein MEVPSLGHNLTSPMSPCEGMVNNLSLESLELCERDGGKPEASGMVEMEELPVPHDIKISNITCDSFKICWDMDPRVKEKITHYFIDLNKKENKNSNKFKHKDVPTKLVAKAVPLPMTVRGHWFLSPRTEYTVAVQTASKQSDGDYAVSEWSDIIEFCTADYSTVHLNQLMQKAEAIAGRMLKFSVFYRNQHKEYFDHVKEVQGSRMLPSVKDNSGSHGSPISGKLEGIVISCNTEFNTGQPPQDSPYGRLRFTAPAQTLFGPHTRLYFGDFYCMYTAYHYVILVVAPRGSPGDIFCQDRLPELNVADNRFLTCVATEDGQLEFRHAQDVILEVIYTEPVELAQGTVAEISGHQLSSLSTLDAKKDPSCKTCNISVGR from the exons GAGGCAAGCCGGAGGCGAGCGGCATGGTAGAGATGGAGGAGCTCCCTGTTCCCCACGACATCAAGATCAGCAACATCACATGCGACTCCTTCAAGATTTGCTGGGACATGGACCCTCGGGTCAAGGAGAAAATAACACACTACTTCATAGACCTGAACAAAAAGGAGAACAAGAACTCCAATAAGTTCAAACACAAG GACGTCCCCACCAAACTGGTTGCTAAGGCAGTGCCGTTGCCAATGACAGTGCGAGGCCATTGGTTCCTGAGCCCGCGCACAGAGTACACAGTTGCCGTGCAGACAGCCTCCAAACAGAGTGATGGGGATTACGCTGTATCGGAGTGGAGTGACATCATTGAGTTTTGCACTGCTG ATTATTCCACAGTTCATCTGAATCAACTGATGCAGAAAGCAGAGGCCATCGCTGGAAGAATGCTTAAATTCTCAGTGTTCTACAGGAATCAACACAAAGAGTACTTCGACCATGTCAA AGAGGTTCAGGGGAGTCGTATGCTCCCTTCAGTGAAGGACAACAGTGGCAGCCATGGTTCCCCCATCAGTGGCAAGCTGGAGGGCATCGTAATCAGCTGCAACACAGAGTTCAATACGGGCCAGCCTCCCCAGGACTCCCCCTACGGCCGCCTGCGCTTTACGGCGCCCGCCCAGACCCTGTTCGGCCCGCACACTCGTCTTTACTTCGGTGacttctactgtatgtacacggCTTACCACTACGTCATCCTGGTGGTGGCCCCAAGGGGCTCACCTGGCGACATCTTCTGCCAGGACCGGCTGCCGGAGCTCAACGTGGCTGACAACCGCTTCCTGACGTGCGTGGCAACCGAGGACGGGCAGCTGGAGTTCCGACACGCCCAGGACGTGATCCTGGAGGTCATCTACACTGAGCCTGTGGAGCTGGCTCAGGGGACTGTAGCCGAGATCAGCGGACACCAGCTCAGTAGCCTGTCCACTCTCGACGCCAAGAAGGACCCAAGCTGCAAGACGTGCAACATTAGCGTGGGGCGCTAG